From Pseudomonas sp. LS1212, the proteins below share one genomic window:
- a CDS encoding pentapeptide repeat-containing protein, with translation MCQPKQLDSALYALVRNENVTGFNLEKPKHAGIDFRGGDFRGLDLRELDAEGIDFTDAYFRAADLRGLDLRQSSLEGASLSRAQISGTYFPVELSADEILMSVNFGTRLRYRTR, from the coding sequence ATGTGCCAGCCCAAGCAACTCGACTCTGCGCTATATGCTCTCGTGCGCAATGAAAACGTCACCGGATTCAATCTGGAAAAGCCCAAGCATGCCGGCATTGATTTCAGAGGGGGCGACTTCAGGGGGCTGGACCTGCGCGAGCTCGACGCCGAAGGCATCGACTTCACCGACGCCTATTTCCGTGCTGCCGACCTGCGCGGCCTGGACCTGCGCCAGTCCAGCCTGGAGGGCGCCAGCCTCTCCCGCGCTCAAATATCCGGCACCTACTTCCCGGTCGAACTGAGCGCCGACGAAATCCTGATGTCGGTGAATTTCGGCACCCGCCTGCGCTACCGCACCCGCTGA
- a CDS encoding bifunctional aminoglycoside phosphotransferase/ATP-binding protein, with translation MSQTLIAALQNPALYPHPVDGFQVIETHISWVLLTGPYAYKIKKPVNFGFLDFSELSARKHFCGEELRLNQRLTADLYLQVLPITGSAEAPQLGGDGEAIEYVLQMRQFPQSQLLSTLQANGELNSNHIDEMARQIARFHLSAPQVPQDHAQGTPQSVMAPVEQNFEQIRPFLSDKADLTQLDALQAWAQASFERLKPLLHERKAKGFIRECHGDIHLGNATIIDGHVVIFDCIEFNEPFRFTDVYADAAFLAMDLEDRGLKCLARRFISQYLELTGDYQGLELLNFYKAYRALVRAKVALFSMPANADGVQRATSLRQYRNYANLAESYSAIPSRFLAITHGVSAVGKSHVAMRMVEALGAVRLRSDVERKRLLGEQQAETENSLNVGIYTADASAATYARLHELADLILRAGLPVVIDATYLKLDQRKAAAGIAETTGVPFLILDCNAPQAVIASWLQQRQADSVDPSDATLEVIEAQQAGREALTADELLQSKRVETNQSDSLDKLVEQIRQRLPGL, from the coding sequence GTGAGCCAAACCCTGATTGCCGCCCTGCAAAACCCGGCCCTCTACCCGCATCCCGTAGACGGATTCCAGGTCATTGAGACGCATATCTCCTGGGTGCTGCTCACTGGCCCCTATGCGTACAAGATCAAAAAGCCGGTCAACTTCGGTTTCCTGGACTTCAGCGAGTTGTCTGCGCGCAAGCATTTCTGCGGCGAAGAACTGCGCCTCAACCAGCGCCTGACTGCCGACCTGTACCTGCAAGTGCTGCCCATCACCGGCAGTGCCGAGGCGCCACAACTGGGCGGCGATGGCGAAGCCATCGAGTATGTCCTGCAAATGCGTCAGTTCCCGCAGAGCCAACTGCTCAGCACCCTGCAAGCCAATGGTGAGCTCAACAGCAACCATATCGATGAAATGGCCCGGCAAATTGCCCGGTTCCACCTGAGCGCACCACAGGTACCACAGGACCATGCCCAAGGCACGCCGCAAAGCGTGATGGCGCCGGTCGAACAGAATTTCGAACAGATTCGCCCGTTCCTCAGCGACAAGGCCGACCTCACCCAGCTCGACGCACTGCAAGCCTGGGCCCAGGCCAGCTTCGAGCGCCTCAAGCCGCTGCTGCACGAACGCAAGGCCAAGGGCTTCATCCGTGAATGCCACGGCGATATCCACCTGGGTAACGCGACGATCATCGACGGTCACGTAGTGATCTTCGACTGCATCGAGTTCAATGAGCCGTTCCGCTTCACCGACGTCTATGCCGATGCCGCCTTCCTGGCCATGGACCTGGAAGACCGCGGGCTCAAATGCCTGGCACGGCGCTTCATCAGCCAATACCTGGAACTGACGGGCGACTACCAGGGCCTGGAACTGCTCAATTTCTACAAGGCTTACCGCGCACTGGTCCGGGCCAAAGTGGCGTTGTTCAGCATGCCGGCCAATGCCGACGGCGTACAGCGCGCGACTTCCCTGCGCCAATACCGCAACTATGCCAACCTCGCAGAAAGCTACAGCGCTATCCCTTCGCGCTTCCTGGCCATCACCCACGGCGTCTCTGCCGTCGGCAAAAGCCATGTCGCCATGCGCATGGTCGAGGCGCTGGGTGCCGTGCGCCTGCGCTCGGATGTGGAGCGCAAGCGCCTGCTCGGCGAACAACAAGCCGAGACTGAAAACAGCCTCAATGTTGGCATCTACACCGCCGACGCCAGCGCTGCTACCTACGCTCGCCTGCATGAACTGGCCGACCTGATCCTGCGCGCCGGCTTGCCGGTGGTGATCGATGCCACCTACCTGAAACTCGATCAGCGCAAGGCCGCTGCCGGTATTGCCGAAACTACCGGCGTGCCTTTCCTGATTCTCGACTGCAACGCGCCTCAAGCGGTCATCGCCAGCTGGCTGCAACAACGCCAGGCCGACAGCGTCGACCCTTCCGATGCAACGCTGGAAGTGATCGAGGCACAGCAGGCCGGTCGTGAAGCACTGACCGCAGACGAGCTGCTACAAAGCAAACGCGTGGAAACCAACCAGAGCGACAGCCTCGACAAACTGGTCGAGCAGATTCGCCAGCGCCTGCCAGGGCTGTAA
- the mrcB gene encoding penicillin-binding protein 1B, whose protein sequence is MTRTQSPRSRSKRPTGGPRTWLGWALKLSLVGLVVLAGFAVYLDAVVQEKFSGKRWTIPAKVYARPLELFVGQKLSKADFLIELDALGYRRESVANGPGAASVNGNTVDLNTRGFQFYEGMEPAQPVRVRFSGDYVAGLSATNGSKLAVVRLEPLLIGGLYPKNLEDRILIKIDQVPPHLLETLVAVEDRDFYRHLGVSPKSIARAFWVNASAGSMRQGGSTLTQQLVKNFYLTSERSLSRKLTEAMMAVLLELHYDKSEILEAYLNEVFVGQDGQRAVHGFGLASQFFFSQPLSELKLHQIALLVGMVKGPSYYNPRRYPERALERRNLVLDLLAEQGVATPEEVAAAKQKPLGVTKRGSLADTSYPGFLDLVKRQLRQDYRDEDLTEEGLRIFTSFDPILQMKSEAAVNETFKRLSGRKGADEVEAAMVVTNPETGEVQALIGSRQAGFAGFNRAIDAVRPIGSLIKPAVYLTALEKPSRYTLTSWLQDEPFSVKGADGQVWKPQNYDRRSHGTVFLYQGLANSYNLSTAKLGLELGVPNVLKTLGRLGVEREWPAFPSMLLGAGGLSPMEVATMYQTLANGGFNTPMRGIRSVLTAEGEPLKRYPFQIQQRFDPGSIYLVQNAMQRVMREGTGRSVYSVLPSSLNLAGKTGTSNDSRDSWFAGFSQDLLAVVWLGRDDNGKTPFTGATGALQVWTSFMRKADPLPLDMPMPDNVVQAWIDPHSGQGSDSSCPGAVQMPYIRGSEPAPGPACGGGGEDPAEAVMDWVRGWMN, encoded by the coding sequence ATGACTCGTACTCAATCCCCCCGTTCCCGTTCCAAACGCCCGACTGGCGGTCCGCGCACTTGGTTAGGCTGGGCTTTGAAGCTCAGTCTGGTCGGGCTTGTCGTGCTGGCCGGCTTTGCGGTTTATCTCGATGCCGTGGTCCAGGAGAAGTTTTCCGGCAAGCGCTGGACGATCCCGGCCAAGGTCTATGCACGACCACTTGAGCTGTTCGTCGGGCAAAAACTGAGCAAGGCAGACTTTCTCATTGAGCTCGATGCCCTTGGCTATCGTCGCGAGAGCGTTGCCAACGGCCCGGGCGCGGCATCGGTCAACGGCAATACCGTCGATTTGAACACCCGAGGCTTCCAGTTCTATGAAGGCATGGAGCCGGCACAACCGGTGCGCGTACGTTTTTCCGGCGACTACGTGGCCGGATTGAGTGCGACCAACGGTTCGAAGCTGGCAGTGGTACGTCTTGAGCCGTTGCTGATCGGCGGCCTGTATCCGAAAAACCTGGAAGACCGGATCCTGATCAAGATCGATCAGGTGCCGCCGCATCTGCTCGAAACCCTGGTCGCCGTGGAAGACCGGGACTTCTACCGTCACCTGGGCGTGTCGCCCAAGTCGATTGCCCGGGCATTCTGGGTCAACGCATCGGCGGGCAGCATGCGCCAGGGTGGCAGTACCCTGACGCAGCAGTTGGTCAAGAACTTCTACCTGACCAGCGAACGCAGCCTGAGCCGCAAGCTCACCGAAGCCATGATGGCCGTGTTGCTTGAGCTGCATTACGACAAGAGCGAGATCCTTGAGGCCTACCTCAATGAAGTCTTCGTCGGTCAGGATGGCCAGCGCGCGGTGCACGGGTTTGGACTGGCGAGCCAGTTCTTCTTCAGCCAGCCATTGTCCGAGCTGAAACTGCATCAGATCGCGTTGCTGGTCGGCATGGTCAAGGGGCCGTCCTACTACAATCCGCGGCGCTACCCTGAGCGGGCATTGGAACGGCGCAACCTGGTGCTCGACCTGCTGGCCGAGCAAGGCGTCGCGACGCCGGAAGAAGTGGCTGCGGCAAAACAGAAGCCACTGGGCGTGACCAAGCGCGGCAGTCTGGCCGACACTTCGTACCCGGGCTTTCTGGACCTGGTCAAGCGTCAGCTGCGCCAGGACTACCGCGATGAAGACTTGACCGAAGAGGGCCTGCGGATCTTCACCAGTTTCGACCCGATCCTGCAGATGAAGTCCGAGGCGGCGGTCAATGAGACCTTCAAGCGTCTGTCCGGGCGCAAGGGGGCGGACGAGGTCGAAGCGGCCATGGTCGTGACCAATCCGGAAACCGGCGAAGTACAGGCGCTTATCGGTAGCCGACAGGCGGGCTTTGCCGGCTTCAACCGGGCAATCGATGCAGTGCGGCCGATCGGCTCGCTGATCAAGCCGGCGGTCTACCTCACCGCGCTGGAAAAACCGAGCCGGTACACACTGACCAGTTGGTTGCAGGACGAGCCGTTCTCGGTCAAGGGGGCCGATGGTCAGGTCTGGAAGCCACAGAATTATGATCGCCGCTCTCACGGCACCGTTTTTCTTTATCAGGGGCTGGCCAATTCCTACAACCTTTCGACGGCCAAGCTCGGTCTGGAGCTGGGTGTGCCAAATGTCCTCAAGACCCTCGGCCGGCTGGGCGTGGAGCGCGAGTGGCCAGCATTCCCTTCAATGCTGCTGGGTGCGGGAGGCTTGTCGCCGATGGAAGTCGCGACCATGTACCAGACCCTGGCCAACGGTGGCTTCAATACCCCCATGCGCGGTATCCGCAGTGTATTGACCGCCGAGGGGGAGCCGCTCAAGCGTTATCCGTTCCAGATCCAGCAACGTTTTGATCCGGGCTCGATCTACCTGGTGCAGAACGCGATGCAGCGGGTCATGCGCGAAGGTACCGGACGTTCGGTCTACAGCGTGCTGCCGAGCTCGCTGAACCTGGCGGGCAAGACCGGTACCAGTAACGATTCGCGCGACAGTTGGTTCGCCGGTTTCAGCCAGGACCTGCTGGCAGTGGTCTGGCTCGGCCGCGACGATAACGGCAAGACCCCGTTCACCGGTGCGACCGGTGCATTGCAGGTGTGGACAAGCTTCATGCGCAAGGCCGACCCCCTGCCGCTGGATATGCCGATGCCCGATAATGTGGTTCAGGCCTGGATCGATCCCCACTCGGGGCAGGGCTCGGATTCGAGCTGCCCGGGTGCCGTCCAGATGCCGTATATTCGTGGTAGTGAACCAGCGCCCGGACCTGCCTGTGGTGGTGGGGGCGAGGACCCTGCCGAGGCCGTGATGGACTGGGTCAGGGGCTGGATGAATTAA
- a CDS encoding YqcC family protein codes for MDARFPKLADHLLLIERELREQGWWSKEAPSAEALASVEPFCVDTLDFDQWLQWVFLPRMKLIIEQDQPLPNASGILAMAEMVYVDRPAQSKNLKTLLAEFDELISQSR; via the coding sequence ATGGACGCGCGGTTTCCCAAGCTGGCCGACCATCTGTTGCTGATCGAGCGCGAATTGCGCGAGCAGGGCTGGTGGAGCAAAGAGGCGCCCAGCGCTGAAGCGCTGGCCAGTGTCGAGCCGTTCTGTGTCGATACACTGGATTTTGACCAGTGGCTGCAATGGGTCTTCCTGCCACGCATGAAGCTCATCATCGAGCAGGACCAACCGCTGCCCAATGCCTCCGGCATCCTGGCCATGGCCGAGATGGTCTACGTTGACCGTCCAGCGCAGAGCAAGAACCTCAAGACGCTGCTGGCGGAATTCGACGAGCTGATCTCCCAAAGTCGCTGA
- a CDS encoding acetolactate synthase 3 large subunit produces MELLSGGEMLVRFLRDEGVKYIYGYPGGALLHVYDALFKEPEVTHILVRHEQAATHMADGYARATGKAGVVLVTSGPGATNAITGIATAYMDSIPMVIISGQVPSTMVGTDAFQETDMIGISRPIVKHSFMIKHASEIPEVMKKAFYLAQSGRPGPVVVDIPKDMTNPAEKFEYVYPKKVKLRSYSPAVRGHSGQIRKAAEMLLAAKRPIVYSGGGVILGGGSQALTEVAQMLNLPVTNTLMGLGGYPGTDRQFLGMLGMHGSYTANLAMHHADVIFAVGARFDDRVINGAPKFCPNAKIIHIDIDPASISKTIKADVPIVGPVESVLTEMVATLKEIGEKPEQAALDAWWKQIDEWRGDRGMFPYDKGDGSVIKPQTVIETLCEVTNGDAFVTSDVGQHQMFAAQYYRFNKPNRWINSGGLGTMGFGFPAAMGVKLNFPDQDVACVTGEGSIQMNIQELSTCLQYDLPVKIVNLNNGVLGMVRQWQDMSYNSRHSHSYMESLPDFVKLAEAYGHVGIRITSLKDLKPKLEEAFAMKDRLVFIDIQVDNSEHVYPMQIKDGSMRDMWLSKTERT; encoded by the coding sequence GTGGAGCTTTTATCTGGCGGTGAGATGCTCGTCCGCTTTTTGCGTGACGAAGGCGTCAAATATATCTACGGGTACCCTGGTGGTGCTCTCCTGCATGTTTACGACGCACTGTTCAAAGAACCGGAAGTGACCCACATCCTGGTTCGTCACGAACAGGCGGCGACCCATATGGCTGACGGCTACGCCCGTGCCACCGGTAAAGCCGGCGTGGTACTGGTGACCTCTGGCCCAGGCGCTACCAACGCTATCACCGGTATTGCCACTGCCTATATGGACTCCATCCCGATGGTCATCATTTCCGGTCAGGTGCCCAGCACCATGGTCGGTACCGATGCCTTCCAGGAAACCGACATGATCGGTATTTCCCGGCCGATCGTTAAGCACAGCTTCATGATCAAGCACGCCTCGGAAATCCCGGAGGTCATGAAGAAAGCGTTCTACCTGGCGCAGTCCGGCCGTCCTGGTCCGGTCGTGGTCGACATCCCCAAGGATATGACCAACCCGGCCGAGAAGTTCGAATACGTCTACCCGAAAAAGGTCAAGCTGCGCTCCTACAGCCCGGCTGTTCGTGGCCACTCGGGGCAAATTCGCAAGGCAGCAGAAATGCTCCTGGCGGCCAAGCGTCCCATCGTTTACTCCGGTGGTGGCGTCATCCTCGGCGGCGGTTCGCAAGCGCTGACCGAAGTCGCGCAGATGCTCAACCTGCCGGTCACCAATACCCTGATGGGCCTGGGTGGCTATCCGGGTACGGATCGCCAGTTCCTCGGCATGCTGGGCATGCACGGTAGCTACACCGCTAACCTTGCGATGCACCATGCCGACGTGATCTTCGCTGTCGGCGCTCGTTTCGACGACCGCGTGATCAACGGTGCGCCCAAGTTCTGCCCGAATGCCAAGATCATTCACATCGACATCGATCCGGCCTCGATCTCCAAGACCATAAAGGCCGACGTGCCTATCGTCGGCCCGGTCGAGAGCGTCCTGACCGAAATGGTCGCGACCCTCAAGGAAATCGGCGAGAAGCCAGAGCAGGCGGCACTGGACGCCTGGTGGAAACAGATCGATGAATGGCGCGGCGATCGCGGCATGTTCCCGTACGATAAGGGGGACGGCAGCGTCATCAAGCCTCAGACGGTCATCGAAACCTTGTGCGAAGTTACCAACGGCGATGCCTTTGTTACCTCGGACGTAGGTCAGCACCAGATGTTCGCGGCGCAGTACTACCGCTTCAACAAGCCCAACCGCTGGATCAACTCCGGCGGTCTGGGCACCATGGGCTTCGGTTTCCCGGCGGCCATGGGCGTGAAGCTGAACTTCCCGGATCAGGATGTCGCTTGCGTCACTGGCGAGGGCAGCATCCAGATGAACATCCAGGAACTGTCGACGTGCCTGCAATACGATTTGCCGGTCAAGATCGTCAACCTGAACAATGGCGTGCTGGGTATGGTGCGTCAATGGCAGGACATGAGCTACAACAGCCGTCACTCGCACTCTTACATGGAGTCGCTGCCTGACTTCGTCAAGCTGGCTGAGGCCTATGGTCATGTGGGTATCCGCATCACCAGCCTGAAGGATTTGAAGCCCAAGCTGGAAGAGGCTTTCGCCATGAAGGATCGCCTGGTGTTCATCGATATCCAGGTCGACAATAGCGAGCACGTCTATCCGATGCAGATCAAAGACGGCTCCATGCGCGATATGTGGCTGAGCAAGACGGAGCGTACCTAA
- the ilvN gene encoding acetolactate synthase small subunit: MRHIISLLLENEPGALSRVVGLFSQRNYNIESLTVAPTEDPTLSRLTLTTVGHDEVIEQITKNLNKLVEVVKLVDLSESAHIERELMLVKVKATGAQRAEIKRTTDIYRGQIVDVSSSVYTVQLTGTSDKLDSFIQSIGTAAILETVRSGVTGIARGDKVLSI, encoded by the coding sequence ATGCGGCACATTATTTCCCTGCTGTTGGAAAACGAACCGGGTGCCTTGTCCCGCGTGGTCGGGCTGTTCTCGCAGCGTAACTACAACATCGAAAGCCTGACCGTGGCACCTACCGAAGACCCGACCCTGTCGCGTCTGACGCTGACCACCGTAGGGCACGATGAGGTGATCGAGCAGATCACCAAGAACTTGAACAAACTGGTCGAAGTGGTCAAGTTGGTCGACCTTTCGGAAAGCGCGCACATCGAACGTGAATTGATGCTGGTCAAGGTCAAGGCTACGGGTGCACAACGTGCCGAGATCAAGCGCACCACCGATATCTATCGTGGGCAGATTGTGGATGTCAGCAGTAGCGTATATACCGTTCAGCTGACCGGTACGAGCGACAAGCTGGACAGCTTCATTCAGTCCATCGGCACCGCGGCCATCCTGGAAACCGTCCGCAGTGGCGTCACCGGCATTGCCCGTGGCGACAAAGTGCTGAGCATCTAA
- the ilvC gene encoding ketol-acid reductoisomerase, with protein sequence MKVYYDKDCDLSIIQGKKVAIIGYGSQGHAQACNLKDSGVDVTVGLRKGSATVAKAEAHGLKVADVATAVAAADLVMILTPDEFQSQLYKNEVEPNIKKGATLAFSHGFAIHYNQVVPRADLDVIMIAPKAPGHTVRSEFVKGGGIPDLIAIYQDASGNAKNVALSYASGVGGGRTGIIETTFKDETETDLFGEQAVLCGGTVELVKAGFETLVEAGYAPEMAYFECLHELKLIVDLMYEGGIANMNYSISNNAEYGEYVTGPEVINAESRQAMRNALKRIQDGEYAKMFITEGATGYPSMTAKRRNNAAHGIEVIGEQLRSMMPWIAANKIVDKTKN encoded by the coding sequence ATGAAAGTTTATTACGACAAAGACTGCGACCTTTCGATCATCCAGGGCAAGAAAGTTGCCATCATCGGTTACGGCTCCCAGGGCCACGCTCAAGCGTGCAACCTGAAAGACTCCGGTGTGGATGTCACTGTCGGTCTGCGTAAAGGTTCGGCTACCGTTGCCAAGGCTGAAGCTCACGGTCTGAAAGTCGCTGACGTGGCGACTGCTGTTGCCGCGGCCGACCTGGTCATGATCCTGACCCCGGACGAGTTCCAGTCCCAGCTGTACAAGAACGAAGTCGAGCCGAACATCAAGAAGGGCGCAACCCTGGCGTTCTCCCACGGCTTCGCGATCCACTACAACCAGGTCGTTCCGCGTGCTGACCTCGACGTGATCATGATCGCGCCGAAGGCTCCAGGCCACACCGTGCGTTCCGAGTTCGTCAAGGGCGGCGGTATCCCTGACCTGATCGCTATCTACCAGGACGCTTCGGGCAACGCCAAGAACGTCGCCCTGTCTTACGCTTCGGGCGTGGGCGGCGGCCGTACCGGCATCATCGAAACCACCTTCAAGGACGAAACCGAAACCGACCTGTTCGGTGAGCAGGCTGTTCTGTGCGGCGGCACTGTCGAGCTGGTCAAAGCCGGTTTCGAAACCCTGGTTGAAGCTGGCTACGCTCCAGAAATGGCCTACTTCGAATGCCTGCACGAACTGAAGCTGATCGTTGACCTCATGTACGAAGGCGGTATCGCCAACATGAACTATTCGATCTCCAACAACGCCGAATACGGCGAGTACGTGACCGGCCCGGAAGTCATCAACGCCGAATCCCGCCAGGCCATGCGCAACGCTCTGAAGCGCATCCAGGATGGTGAATACGCGAAGATGTTCATCACCGAAGGTGCTACCGGCTACCCATCGATGACTGCCAAGCGTCGCAACAACGCCGCCCACGGCATCGAAGTCATCGGCGAGCAACTGCGCTCGATGATGCCTTGGATCGCAGCGAACAAAATCGTCGACAAGACCAAGAACTGA
- the pssA gene encoding CDP-diacylglycerol--serine O-phosphatidyltransferase gives MSERPEEPNKASDAESLLPIDEHVEEGHDAEGRKVRHRGIYLLPNLFTTANLFAGFYSIINSISAQSALSAGDPREASKYFAFAAIAIFVAMVLDSLDGRVARMTNTQSAFGAEYDSLSDMVAFGVAPALLAFGWALGDMGKVGWMVAFIYVAGAALRLARFNTQVGTADKRYFIGLASPAAAGVVAGTVWAFSDYGIQGSKMSFLVALLVAAAGMLMVSNIKYNSFKELDLKGRVPFVAILAVVLVFAVVFSDPPRILLLIFLAYAASGPVQYLLRLRRHKKAE, from the coding sequence ATGAGCGAACGTCCCGAAGAGCCGAACAAGGCCTCTGACGCCGAAAGCCTGCTGCCGATCGATGAGCATGTCGAAGAAGGACATGACGCCGAAGGGCGCAAGGTGCGGCACCGCGGCATCTATCTTCTGCCCAATCTGTTCACTACCGCGAACCTGTTTGCCGGGTTCTACTCGATCATCAACTCGATCAGCGCCCAGAGCGCCTTGAGTGCCGGTGATCCGCGCGAGGCGAGCAAGTATTTCGCCTTCGCTGCCATCGCTATCTTCGTGGCAATGGTGCTCGACAGCCTCGATGGCCGCGTGGCACGCATGACCAACACCCAAAGCGCATTCGGTGCCGAGTACGACTCGCTGTCGGACATGGTCGCCTTCGGCGTCGCGCCGGCGTTGCTGGCCTTCGGTTGGGCGTTGGGTGACATGGGCAAGGTCGGCTGGATGGTCGCCTTCATCTATGTGGCGGGTGCTGCGTTGCGTCTGGCGCGTTTCAATACTCAGGTCGGTACGGCCGACAAGCGCTACTTCATCGGTCTGGCCAGTCCGGCCGCGGCGGGTGTCGTTGCGGGTACGGTCTGGGCATTCAGCGACTATGGCATCCAGGGCTCGAAGATGTCCTTCCTGGTGGCCCTGCTGGTCGCGGCGGCCGGCATGCTGATGGTCAGCAATATCAAGTACAACAGCTTCAAGGAACTGGACCTCAAGGGGCGCGTGCCTTTCGTGGCCATCCTGGCGGTAGTGCTGGTATTCGCGGTGGTCTTCAGCGATCCGCCACGCATCCTGTTGCTGATTTTCCTGGCGTATGCGGCGTCCGGCCCGGTGCAGTACCTGCTGCGCCTGCGTCGTCACAAAAAAGCAGAATGA
- the msrP gene encoding protein-methionine-sulfoxide reductase catalytic subunit MsrP: MLIRLPKASVCKESEVTPEALYLSRRTLLGASMAALAVGGLPRWASAAEASRYADVEPSAAPSWLGEKLKTTQWQAVTAKGEAITPFKDATHYNNFYEFGADKGDPAQNAGALKTEPWTVVVDGEVGKPGRYALEDFMKPYQLEERIYRLRCVEAWSMVIPWIGFPLSALLKQVEPTSKAKYIRFETLHDPESMPGQRSGFALIDWPYIEGLRLDEAMHPLAILAVGMYGRELPNQNGAPLRLVVPWKYGFKSIKSIVRISLVAEQPETTWQSIAPDEYGFYANVNPTVDHPRWTQARERRLPSGLFSPNVRDTQMFNGYADEVASLYAGLDLRKNY; encoded by the coding sequence ATGCTTATCCGGCTGCCCAAAGCCTCTGTCTGTAAAGAGTCGGAAGTCACTCCCGAAGCACTCTACCTCTCGCGCCGCACCCTGCTCGGCGCGTCCATGGCGGCATTGGCTGTCGGCGGCCTGCCACGTTGGGCAAGCGCTGCCGAGGCATCCCGCTACGCCGATGTCGAGCCGAGCGCCGCACCTTCCTGGCTAGGCGAGAAACTAAAGACCACACAGTGGCAAGCGGTCACGGCGAAAGGGGAGGCCATCACGCCGTTCAAGGATGCTACGCACTACAACAACTTCTACGAGTTCGGTGCCGACAAGGGCGACCCGGCGCAGAATGCCGGAGCCCTGAAAACCGAGCCCTGGACCGTGGTTGTCGATGGCGAGGTGGGCAAGCCCGGCCGGTATGCGCTGGAAGACTTCATGAAGCCCTATCAGTTGGAGGAGCGCATCTATCGGCTGCGATGCGTCGAAGCCTGGTCGATGGTCATCCCGTGGATAGGCTTTCCGCTCTCGGCGTTGCTGAAACAGGTGGAGCCAACATCAAAGGCCAAGTACATTCGTTTTGAAACCCTGCACGATCCCGAGAGCATGCCGGGGCAGCGTTCGGGTTTTGCGCTGATCGACTGGCCTTATATAGAAGGGTTGCGCCTGGATGAGGCAATGCACCCATTGGCGATTCTCGCGGTAGGCATGTATGGCCGCGAACTACCCAACCAGAACGGCGCGCCCTTGCGGTTGGTAGTGCCGTGGAAGTACGGCTTCAAGAGTATAAAATCGATCGTGCGTATCAGCCTGGTCGCGGAGCAGCCCGAGACCACCTGGCAAAGCATTGCGCCGGACGAGTATGGTTTCTATGCCAACGTCAATCCGACGGTCGATCATCCGCGCTGGACTCAGGCGCGTGAGCGGCGTTTGCCCAGTGGGTTGTTCAGCCCCAATGTGCGTGACACGCAAATGTTCAACGGTTATGCAGACGAGGTCGCCTCCCTGTATGCCGGGCTCGACCTACGGAAGAACTACTGA
- the msrQ gene encoding protein-methionine-sulfoxide reductase heme-binding subunit MsrQ — translation MRYPFWRIGVFLTASIWPLLWLYQAWIFALGPDPGKILVDRLGLGTLTLLLITLSMTPLQRLTGWAGWIAVRRQLGLWCFAYVVLHMSAYAIFILGLDWGQLGVELRKRPYIIVGSLAFLCLLALAVTSNRYSQRRLGVRWKKLHRLVYLVVGLGLLHFLWVVRADMKEWSIYAGIGVLLLVLRVPVVARRIPRLRAKKPLVVTKA, via the coding sequence ATGCGTTACCCATTCTGGCGTATAGGTGTATTTCTCACAGCCTCCATTTGGCCGCTGCTCTGGCTCTACCAGGCCTGGATCTTTGCCCTGGGGCCGGATCCGGGAAAAATTCTGGTGGATCGGTTAGGTTTGGGTACGCTGACCCTGCTGTTGATTACGTTGAGCATGACACCCTTGCAGAGGCTCACCGGTTGGGCGGGGTGGATTGCTGTTCGGCGGCAATTGGGGCTGTGGTGCTTTGCTTATGTCGTTCTACATATGAGTGCCTATGCCATCTTCATTCTGGGGTTGGACTGGGGGCAGTTGGGTGTAGAGCTGCGAAAGCGTCCCTATATCATTGTCGGGAGCCTGGCTTTCCTGTGTCTGTTGGCATTGGCGGTTACTTCCAATCGCTACAGTCAGCGCCGCTTGGGGGTGCGCTGGAAGAAGCTGCACCGGCTGGTTTACCTGGTGGTCGGTCTGGGCTTATTGCACTTTCTATGGGTAGTGCGCGCAGACATGAAAGAGTGGTCTATCTATGCAGGCATTGGCGTGCTGCTTCTGGTGCTGCGTGTACCCGTGGTTGCAAGGCGAATTCCGCGGTTGAGGGCAAAAAAGCCATTGGTTGTAACAAAAGCTTAA